The genomic window TCAAGCTTCACGAATTCGAAGGCGCCAAGCTTTGAGAGCTCGGCCAGGCGCGCTTGCTTCAAAGCAGGATCGTAATAGGCATTCATGCTGTCGAGGCCAACGACCCCCCGGCCCTGCTCCAAAAGACGTCGGGCAACGTGGAAGCCGATAAATCCGGCTGCGCCTGTAACGAGAGTGGGTTCGGTCATGTAATCAAAATCTTACAAACGCCAGAGTTCGACGCCGGAAGGCTGCGATGAACGATCCAACATGCCTTTAACGTCCAGCACCACGCCTTGCCCATTATTGAGAAGACGCCCTATCAAGCTCCAGCCAGCCTTGACATACTCCTCATGCGAAACGGCAATGATAACGGCATCGGCGGGGCGCATTTCCTCGAACTTGAACAGCTTGACTCCGTATTCATGCTCGGCTTGCGCCGGCAACGCCATCGGATCATGCACCTGCACATCGAGCCCGAAGGATTGCAGTTCGCGAACGATGTCGATCACCTTGGAATTGCGTGTATCGGGGACATTTTCCTTGAATGTAAGACCCAGGACGGTCACCGTTGCCTTCGCCTTGTTTCGTTTCACCAGGCGCCGCACGCATTCATGTGCCACACGCTGGCCGACATTGTCATTGATCCGGCGGCCGGCGAGGATCACCTGCGGGTGATAACCCGCCTTCTCGGCACGATAGGTCAGGTAATAGGGGTCAACGCCGATGCAGTGACCGCCAACCAGCCCCGGGCGGAAATTCTGAAAATTCCATTTGGTCGCTGCGGCCGCCAACACGTCGCTGGTATCGATGTCAAGCTGCTGAAAAATGGCGGACAGCTCATTCATGAAAGCGATGTTGAGGTCGCGCTGGGTATTCTCGATGACCTTGGCGGCTTCCGCGACCTTGATCGAGGGCGCGCGATGAATCCCCGCCTTGACAACCGAGCCATAGACGTTCGCCACGATCTCGAGAGTCTCTGCATCTTGTCCTGACACGACTTTCGTAATCGTCTCGAACCGATGCACCGTATCACCGGGGTTGATCCGCTCGGGCGAATAGCCGACTTTGAAGTCTGCACCCGCTTTCAGGCCAGATGTTTTCTCAAGGACCGGAAGGCAGTCTTCTTCCAC from Pseudorhodoplanes sp. includes these protein-coding regions:
- a CDS encoding nucleotide sugar dehydrogenase encodes the protein MSHGRKIAVIGLGYVGLPVAVAFARAGVPVIGFDVDGVRIGELRRRHDRTREVEAADLSLPGLAYESDPAKLAGSDFYIVTVPTPIDEANRPDLGAMLAASRTVAAVLKRGDIVVYESTVYPGAVEEDCLPVLEKTSGLKAGADFKVGYSPERINPGDTVHRFETITKVVSGQDAETLEIVANVYGSVVKAGIHRAPSIKVAEAAKVIENTQRDLNIAFMNELSAIFQQLDIDTSDVLAAAATKWNFQNFRPGLVGGHCIGVDPYYLTYRAEKAGYHPQVILAGRRINDNVGQRVAHECVRRLVKRNKAKATVTVLGLTFKENVPDTRNSKVIDIVRELQSFGLDVQVHDPMALPAQAEHEYGVKLFKFEEMRPADAVIIAVSHEEYVKAGWSLIGRLLNNGQGVVLDVKGMLDRSSQPSGVELWRL